ACCAGAGGCACTCGCGCCCCGGGCGCCGGGGACCGCGGGGGCGCCGCGCGGGTCGGTGCCGGGTTCGAGAGCGACCAGCCCGCGGCGTGCGCCGAGCAGGGTGGCGCCCGCGCGCAGCGTTTCGTGGAGCGCGGAGTCGAGCGAATCGGTGCGCGCGAGCCGCGTGGTCAGGTCGTGGAGCGAGGAGAGGTCGCAGATCCGGTCATGGTCGGTGACCTGATCCGGGTCGCGGAACCGCTCGGAATCGGTCGTCCGGTCCGCCGGAGAACCCCCGGCAGGGGAGGGGGCAGTCTGCGAGGGTGGGGAAAGCACCGGTTGGATTCCAGCCACTTTCGGCAGGCGCGGGGAGGTCATGGGCGGCGGCTTACGCTGCATTTGAACGGTTCCAACAGCATCGCAAACCCCCATGTCATGCTGCTCCGCTATCAATGCCACTACATGTACACACACTGTTGACGGGATGTCCAGCACTGGTCTTGCGGTGCCGAGGGTTTCCGTGAGAGGGCTCCGATGCACGGGGGCAAGCAGGGGCGTACGGAGATTGGCGCAAAACCGCTCACGTGACATGCATACTGCTGTCGACTGAGGCCATTCGGCAGCGCGTTGGCACAGCTGCTGCGGGTACGGAACCCTGTGGGGAGACATGGCGTCCTAGGTAGCAGCGGGCCCGCCCCAGCCTCCTCTTGGCGGGATTGCACCAGGCAGCACAGGCGCGGTACGAGCGGATTACGAGCAGTTCTCGGCAAGTAACGAGCAAGTACGAGCAGCACCGGCACAGGTGGCAGTCCACAGCGTGAACGCCATGCGCGCGCCACCCCACGCCACGTTTCACGCTCGGCCCGCGGCATGATGCGCTGTTCGGCACGCAAGGTCACGAACGATCCACGCGGTGTTTATGGGCTAGATCTCGGACGAGACGGTCAGTTGGCGTTTACGGAAAGGAACGAGCGCTCATGCGCGAGATCCTCGGAAGGCGACGCTCCCTCTGGGTCTGGGGGCAGCTCTCGGGCCGAAGGCTCTGGGCGCGGCCCCGACGGCGTTCCCACAGGTCACCGATGCGAAGCATGGCGCTTACCGCTGCCACCGAGTGGCAGTGGCCCGTCGTGCCAGGCGCGGCTCTTGCTCCCTCCCCCACCCGCCGCCAGTCCAAACAGATGCTCGCCGAGGGGGAACAGGCGTCCTGCTCGTGCCTGGACCCGGAGTGCGTGGTGCCGGGGGCACATCCCTTCGACCCGGTGCTGCTGGCGGCCACCACGGACGCGGCGATGGTGCGCTGGTGGTGGACCAACAGACCGGAGGCGCCAGTCATCCTGGCCACCGGTGGCACCGCGCCCTGCGCCCTGAGCCTGCCCGCGGTCGCCGGAGCGCGCGCCCTGGCCAAGTTCGAGCGCACCGGGGTGCGGCTGGGCCCCGTCATCGCCACGCCCACCCGCTTCTCGGTGCTGGTGGAGCCGTACGCGATCGAGGAGCTGGGCGAACTGCTGTACGCGCAGGACCGGGTGCCCAGTTCGCTGCGCTTCCACGGGGACGGCGGATATGTGGCGCTGCCCGCCTCCCGCACCGGGGCCGGAAGGGTCCGCTGGGAGCGGCAGCCGGAGCGCGGGACGAAGGAGCAGCCCTGGCTGCCCCGTATGGAGAATTTGCTCGATGTGCTGATCGAGGAGAGCGCCGCCACCCCCGACTCGGGGAGCAGGCTGGCCTACTGACGCGCGTCGGCCCGCCGGCTCGTCGGCGGTGGGCGTCACGCGC
This sequence is a window from Streptomyces sp. NBC_01775. Protein-coding genes within it:
- a CDS encoding bifunctional DNA primase/polymerase is translated as MREILGRRRSLWVWGQLSGRRLWARPRRRSHRSPMRSMALTAATEWQWPVVPGAALAPSPTRRQSKQMLAEGEQASCSCLDPECVVPGAHPFDPVLLAATTDAAMVRWWWTNRPEAPVILATGGTAPCALSLPAVAGARALAKFERTGVRLGPVIATPTRFSVLVEPYAIEELGELLYAQDRVPSSLRFHGDGGYVALPASRTGAGRVRWERQPERGTKEQPWLPRMENLLDVLIEESAATPDSGSRLAY